From Argopecten irradians isolate NY chromosome 2, Ai_NY, whole genome shotgun sequence, the proteins below share one genomic window:
- the LOC138314159 gene encoding uncharacterized protein, with protein MATEEVIELSGLPPYTAMLSSQFQACPRLLYNLFDPTVGDGDLDVNHHSDKVLDMRGDRIHREFKVKNVEELHNLTKALLNKPMLFDTELAYQRTEQLMDCNIGARLTGFFVVLVNTTDPRIRQLLTHRLVQAMQYMQEGKNFCLKLNFGASMKQWFSENVDREEAGCLTSRYNTDYGSMTIWVTNCSTPSTEFCGTMLCLCYLFCPPSLLIGVPCCLAHKLYRKVTCIDKKQDFSNLPITLLRTRTHTVSNRIRCALPNPSAPQRRTQPLSGQRQGHPRQGHPSRKRSELLSNDELDQTL; from the exons ATGGCTACTGAGGAGGTAATAGAACTCAGCGGTCTGCCGCCATATACTGCGATGTTATCGTCGCAGTTTCAAGCTTGTCCGAGACTTTTGTACAACCTCTTCGACCCGACAGTTGGCGATGGAGACCTGGACGTGAATCACCATTCCGATAAAGTTCTTGACATGAGAGGTGATCGTATTCACAG AGAGTTCAAAGTAAAGAATGTAGAAGAACTGCATAATTTGACCAAGGCACTGTTGAACAAGCCAATGTTATTCGATACTGAGCTTGCGTACCAGCGCACGGAACAGCTGATGGACTGCAATATTGGTGCTAGATTAACAG GCTTCTTTGTGGTGTTGGTTAACACAACGGACCCAAGGATTAGGCAGCTACTGACTCACAGACTAGTTCAGGCCATGCAGTACATGCAAGAAGGAAAGAACTTTTGTCTGAAG CTGAATTTTGGAGCAAGCATGAAGCAGTGGTTCAGTGAAAATGTCGACAGAGAGGAGGCTGGGTGTTTAACAAGTCGTTATAACACCGACTATGGCAGCATGACGATCTGGGTGACCAACTGCTCGACACCATCGACagaattctgtggcactatgttaTGCTTATGCTATCTCTTCTGCCCACCTTCCCTTTTAATTGGAGTGCCTTGTTGTTTG GCCCACAAACTCTACAGGAAGGTGACGTGCATCGATAAGAAGCAAGATTTCAGTAACCTTCCTATTACGTTACTACGTACTCGTACTCATACCGTCTCGAACCGCATTCGATGTGCCTTACCAAACCCATCAGCCCCACAGAGAAGAACACAGCCATTGAGTGGTCAACGTCAAGGTCATCCTCGGCAAGGTCATCCTTCTCGAAAGCGTTCTGAACTGTTATCGAATGACGAACTTGACCAGACCCTGTAA
- the LOC138314160 gene encoding ATP synthase subunit a-like isoform X1: MFFGVTVFLYFVWVSVFLYFVGVCIFIFLLCLYFYNFWCVCISIFCLGVCISIFLLCPYCYIFVVSVFLYFCCFCISIFLLCLYFYIFVVSVFLYFCCVCSSIFLLCLYLYIFVVPVFLYFCCVCISIFLLCLNFYIFVVSVFLYFYCVCSAIFLLCLYFYIFVVSVVLYFCCVCSSLFLLCLYFYIFVVSVFLYFCCVCSSIFLLCLYFYIFVGVCIFIFLLVSVFLFLLLSVFLYFCCCLYFYIFVVSVFLYFFVSVFLYFCCVCSSIFLLCLYFYIFVVSVFLYFFVSVFLYFLCVCISIFLLCL; this comes from the coding sequence ATGTTTTTTGGTGTGactgtatttctatattttgtttgggtgtctgtatttctatattttgttggtgtctgtatttttatatttttgttgtgtctgTATTTCTATAATTTTTGGTGTGtctgtatttctatattttgtttgggtgtctgtatttctatatttttgttgtgtccgtattgctatatttttgttgtgtctgtatttctatatttttgttgtttctgtatttctatatttttgttgtgtctgtatttctatatttttgttgtgtctgtgtttctatatttttgttgtgtctgtagttctatatttttgttgtgtctgtatttatatatttttgttgtgcccgtatttctatatttttgttgtgtctgtatttctatatttttgttgtgtctgaatttctatatttttgttgtgtctgtatttctatatttttattgtgtCTGTAGTGccatatttttgttgtgtctgtatttctatatttttgttgtgtctgtagttctatatttttgttgtgtctgtagttctttatttttgttgtgtctgtatttctatatttttgttgtgtccgtatttttatatttttgttgtgtctgtagttctatatttttgttgtgtctgtatttctatatttttgttggtgtctgtatttttatatttttgttggtgtctgtatttttatttttgttgttgtctgtatttctatatttttgttgttgtctgtatttctatatttttgttgtgtctgtatttctatatttttttgtgtccgtatttttatatttttgttgtgtctgtagttctatatttttgttgtgtctgtatttctatatttttgttgtgtctgtatttctatatttttttgtgtctgtatttctatattttttgtgtgtctgtatttctatatttttgttgtgtctgtag